The sequence TCAACCCCTATTTAAACTCCCAAATAAATTCAAGATGAATCAAATATTATAAGATGTGAGATATGAAAAATGCttgaaaaattaaatgcaaaaaaattgaagaacttTCAGcacaaatgaaatgagaaaattctTCCTAAGCaagatacaatttttttaatttaatataaactACAAAAAATTTACATGCAAAAATAATTATACATaggataaaaagtttaaaacatataGCCATAAAACATTAACTATATATACAATGTAAAGAGATCATTTCTTTTGCTTAAAATTCTCTCATAAAAATCAAAAATTGAATGAATCAGattaaagacatatatatatatataatccacaaataaagtgaaaatgaagttgctcagttgtgtctgactctttgcaaccccgtggactgtagcccaccaggctcctctgtccatgggattctccagccaagaatactggaatgggttgccatttccttctccacaaataaatacaaatcaaattAAACATGTAGGAAGATGCTCAAACTCAATTATGTCAAAAGGTTTacagttaaagtaaaaaataactttaatcaGATGTGATAAATATATTTATCAGGTACTGGTCATTGAGAATGTGGTCAAAAAAATTCACGTGGACTATGGACAGGGCAGTAGTTATTAGTGGGGCTTTCTcaatggctcagtgagtaaaggagacacaggagatgcaggttcgattcctgagtcaagaagatcccctggaggaggaaatggcaacccgttccagtattcttgcctgaaaaatcccaggaacagagaagcctggcaagcctggcaggctacagcccatggagtcacaaagagtcggacacagctgagcagctaagcacagacACAGTAGCTGTTAGTACAACCTCAAGGGCAATAGTttgaagtgaagtaagtcagaaagggagaaacaaatatagtatattaacgtaTCTGTATGGGATCTAGTAAAATGGtgttgatgaacctatttgcaggaaagaaatggagatgcagaaATAGAGACGGGACTCGTGGATgcagcaggaggaggaaagagtGGGGAAAACAGAGAAAGTAGCAACGACATATATCCGCTAGcttgtgtaaaacagataactgagaagttgctatataacacagggagcccagcttggcAGTCTGTGACCTGCAGGAGTGGAgtcggggaaggagagggaggctgAAGATGGAGGTGGTgctggttcagtcactcagtcgtgtctgactcttgcgaccccaaggTCTGtagccgtcaggctcctctgtccatgggactctccaggcaagaattctggagtgggttgccatttccttctccaggggatcttcccaacccaggaatcaaacccgggtatcctgcattgcaggcagattcttcactgactgagccaaGAGGCAAGGTgacatatgtataattatgactgatttgggctgttgtatggcagaaaccaaaacaacattgtacagcattttcctccaattaaaaattaatttttaaacagaGAATGATAGTTCAGCAACAAATATCAATATCCACATTTTAAATGCATACACTACTTGACTATTGAATCAAATGTAATATCAGCAATTCTACACCTAGGAACTTATATTTGCACATATTCAAAAACATACACTTATTGGAAATATAACTGTCATAGGAAAGTTTGGGAATCTCATGAAAGAAATAGACAGATTAATTTTGATATAAATTTATGAAGAGTGTTTtgcaaaatgagaaaatttacaaaatacataTGGGCTGGTATGGAAATATCTTTAAGATATTGCATAGCAAATGCAAGTGATACATATatagaaagaaacaaatacatacacatatagaaaATACACCTGAATCTGCAAAGATTACTACTAGatgaaaattaagaaacaaatgtAGGGTCAACCTCTGAGAATGAGGACTGGAAGAAgctgagagaaaaatagaaaattcattTTACATTTCACCTCATATTGTTTgaatttccttgtggctcagatggtaaagaaactgcctgtaatatgggagacccaggtcccatccctgggttgggaagatcccctggaaaggggaatggtaatccactccagtattcttgcctatagaattcaatggacagaagagcctggtggactagtccatggggttgcaaacagtcaaactatactgagcaactacactttcGTAGCATTCAGTTTTCACTTATACTATTTATTACTATCTATTTTACTTCAGTTTCATTGTAAACACTAAAAGTGCAAAAGTGTTGTATAATGTGATGAAATACAGTAAAGGCAAGccatatataattatgtattttaaactGTATGAGTAAAAATGTTAACTTAAATGACAAGATGCTAAATAAAAATTACACTgtctctgaaaaagaataaacaatatAAATGCATAAGTTGGTGAAAAATCAATATAACTATATAACAATTAACACGCTAATTCATTACATATTAATTTCTTGCTATGTAGGCATTACACCATTCTAGGTACACTGATAAACAAGATAATTAATTCTAGTAGGTAGGTAAACTGTTTTTATACCCTGGTTGTATAATTGTCATCTTTAATTATAATTACCATAAACTCTttgaagaaagagaaatcaaaacaaattttaaaatgacttctgCATTCTAAGAAAATGAACCTTGATGTCAAATGACTCCCTTCATGATGGGTGATGCATTTATTTAATATGGGATATGAGGCTTCTTTTCCAGAGCTTCTTCATAGCATAAGTTAACTCAGAATTTCTCAGACTGTAGATTAGTGGGTTCAGCATGGGGGTTATAACTGTATAGAACACGCTCAATGATTTATCAGTGTAGAAGGTCTTAGCAGGTCTTAcatatatgaaaatacagggaacaAAGAAGCAGACAACCACAGTGATGTGGGAACCACAGGTCTGGAGGGCTTTCTGcctcccttcctgactcaggttcttCAGAGAGTGTAGGATGACTCCGTAGGAGACGAGTAAGAGCAGAAACACAATAGTGCAGATCAGTCCTCCATTGACCACAACTAAGACGCCAATGATATAGGTGTCAGCACAGACGAGTTCCAATAAAGGGTACATGTCACAGAGAAAGTGATCAATGACATTGGGACCACAGAAAGGGAGCCCATAAATAGTACTAAGTTGAATTACTGAGTGCAAGAAACCTCCAGCCCAGGACACCACCAGCAGTAAAACACACACCCTCTGCCTCATGATCACCAGATAATGCaagggcttacagatggccacatagcggtcataggccatcaccagCAGAAGGAAGACCCCTGCTCCAGAAAAAAGGTGCTCTGTAAACAACTGAGTCATACAGGATTTAAAGGTTATGgttttttctccaaagaacaaGTCTGAGATCAATCTGGGGGTGATAGAAGAGGAATAAGCAATATCCATAAATGATAAGCAAGCAAGAAAAAAGTACATCGGTGAGTTCAGGGTCTTACTGACAGTTATAGTGACTATAATTAGAAAATTGCCCACCACAGTCAAAATGTAGACAAACAGGAACATAAACAAAAGTACTTTCCCCTCCTTTGGATTCTGTGTGAGTCCTAGGAGAACAAAGTAGGTTACATTGTTTCTTGATTCCATCTAATCTGAACAGGAGCTGACTTCATACAGTAGAAGCAACTTACCTGCAAAACAAGGAGGGAAAGTCAAAGGGGGAAAATGCTCAAatgtatgagttttttttttttttttcacttggaaGAATGAGTATAGAACAACTATTTGTGTCCAATGCATCATGGACATTTTTATTATCAAGTTGAAGAAGGCAGAGTTTCCTTCCCTCAGTGCTATGACACATAAGGAGAAGTCAACCAACTCCAGACCCATGCTATTAGTGCCattaaatgaatattcagtgctGAGTCATAGTGCAGGAGATATCAAATAAGTGTGACAGAAGACTTTCCAGAGGAAGCCAAGCTTCAGCTGAGtgtaaaaaagaattgaaaggataaaaagaaaaaaaaaataaggaagagaaaTCCAAACAGTCCAACATTTATAAGCCACAAAAGTCTAATACTTGAGGCCCACTTGAGGTAGTTTACATAATCAATGTGGGTAGATCAAACTGTGAATGGAAGTTCCCTGCCCTGAATTGTCTCAGACCTCACTAACacttcttaggtttttttttttcttccatttatttttactaattggaggctaattactttacaatattgtagtggtttttgtcatacattgacatgaatcagccatggatttacatgtattccccacttAGGTTTTTAGATGGATATTTCCCTTTTCCTGACAATTAAATGCTACAGCAGTAATTTTGTGTCTCCAGCCCCTACCTCTCCTCTTAATTTGCAAACTTGGATATGTAACATCTCTAATTTTGACATCCAAGTGAATGGCAATTtagtatttaaaaactttttaaatgtccATAATAAACATAAGCATTTTCTATACAAAATTTAAAGAGGTGTTCCCTATTTATCTCATTAAATGTTTTTTCCATCTTGTTGTTCAGACAAAAAATTGCTGTACTCTTCATTTGTTACTCTCATAAAACTTTAATAAATCCTATTCACTCTACtatgaaaatatatgacaaaGTTGATCATTCTgtacttcttaatttcttcctggtCCACTGCAATAGGCTCTTATCAAATCTCTCCATGTTTATTCTAGCCTCCAAGAATCAGTTCTCCTGAAGCAGCCCAAATGACATTACTCTACTGCTCAAAAATCCTAGAGTATATTCTAATCATACACTCACAGTTTACTGTTTAATATTGACAGTAACAAGAACTGTAATCCTCATTTTATAATTGAAGAAACTAATGCTAGAAGATCTCATTCATTTTCCCAAAATCATACATTTCTAAGGGACATACCTTGAACTGAATCTAAGTTTTATTGAtttcaaattaattaaatttcttaCATAATAAAGACAGTCCCCAATTATGAGCCTGGTTCCCACTATTTACTGCTAATCTTACCTTGTGAAGGCTTGTTCAGAATCTAAGGGTGATTTTAAGTTACACATAAAcacttgaaataatttttcatcCAATTTGACAACAGAGGACAAAAGGCCACCTTATTACTTGAggatgcattttatttcatttaactatCTGTCCATTTCCTCCATGGAGTCTTCTGATTATTCAGAGGCACATTTTTATGCCCTGTGTTGATTTTTCCAAAGGAATTCCATGGTGCACACCTAGAAAAACAAGTTTACCACATTAGGAAATTTATCAAAATGACCAGCAAATCTTACATGTACATAGAATAAATCACCTAGTTATTTGGCAGGGAAGTTTTTCACAAGTAACATCTTTCCTACTAACTGAAGTTAGTTGTTGAAACAAGTTgttgaaacaagaaaaataatgtttactGTTTAGCCCTTTTCATTCTGTCATATTAACATGACCAGACTCGTTGACTGAGATTTTGAAAGacattctcatatatatatatatattttttttttgtcatgcttTAAATCTATAAAAGGACCACCTGAAAAATTGATTCCAGTTACTAAGTGGATAACATCTTCTTCCTGTTCGCGGGGAAGATCACAGGATATTTCATCCCTTTCAGCTGCAATTATCACTGAGCCTTAGAATTGGAATGTGTCCAAGATTGATTCTTGTTTAATTAATTCACTGGGATTTCacccagagttttaaaaataaaaatctatatgtaaatatattaataggCAAAGTCACATTAATAATATCAGAAAAGTGCAATACCCAAAAGAAGGCAGCTTTAGAATCTTTATGAGGCTAAAGTCAatcaaaaataatcaaaaatttGTCCCAGTGAACTTGTTATTTCTTTCCCCACCTGCCATCACaagattttctttacttttgtttaGTACTCAATTTGATTACCTTAATTTGGTTagatatatgaaaattatatcaAAAAGCACAATTTAATGTATCAACATATTAGATATAATAGCTATTTATCCAattattaccatttttttaaaagtcaaggcACCTCTGTCATATCAGCAACTGTCCTATGAGTGAGGACACAGAGATTAATGAAACCTGGGGGAAAATCATGTGAAAGGCTTTTTCCTGCATGGATCTTCTTTCTTAGAGTCAAACAACAAAGAATGAGAACTTAACAAAGTAGCTTCAGTCTTATTCACTGCTTATAAGAAATAGAATACTGACAAAAAGATAAGAGGTAGAGTTCTACTGTGGAAAATGTAGagatgacttttcttcaaaggtgaTGTTTAAGGATATTGAAACTGAAAGGATAGCAACTGGCTACCATCAGAAGCACTGTTACAGaaactaaaactaaataaaattaatgaataaaactaTCTCACTTCAGAGAAAACAGGAGCTATACTTAGAAAACTCTAAAATTTTCACAGGAATTTTTATGGCAGTACTATGTTAAGAAGGACCAGAGAATATATGCCCCCTTGTCTTATTCCAGATTTTAATGGAAAACCTTTCAACCTTTCATGTAGAGGAAGGTATTAGCTGTGGATCTGTCATATATGGACTTTATTATGTCAAGGTACTTTCTATTTCCAACTTGTTGAGAGATTtctatgaaatgaaaattgaatttCTGTCTGATCATGGACAACTCAAggagattttaagaaaataattccacttacaaaagtatcaaaaaagaataaaataaagtcttacactgtgaaaactacaaaatgttgCTGAGAGATatatagaacacacacacatatatgagaaGACGTTTATAAGCTGGACTatgcaacagttcagttcagttcagttgctcagtcgtgtccaactctttgcgaccccatgaaccacagcatgccaggccaccctgtccatcaccaactgccagagtctacccaaacccatgtccattgcattggtgatgccatccaaccacctcatcctctgccatcccttctcctcctgccctcaatctttcccagcatcagggtcttctcaaatgagtcaccttttcacaacaggtggccaaagtattgtaatttcagcttcaacatcagtccttccagtgaacacccaggactgatctccttaagaatggactggttggatctccttgcagtccaagggactctcaagagtcttttctaacaccacagttcaaaagcatcagttcttctgcacttagctttctttacagtccaacgctcacatccatacatgaccactggaaaaaccatagccttgactagacggacctttgtggacaaagtaacgtctctgctttttaatatgctatctaggttggtcataactttcctttcaaggagtaagcgtcttttaatttcatggctgcaatcaccatctgcagtggttttggagcccccaaaaataaagtcagccactatttccactgtttccccaactatttgccatgaagtgatgggaccggatgccatgatcttagttttctaaatgttgagctttaagccaactttttcactcttctctttcactttcatcaagaggctcttgagttcttcttcactttctgccatagggtggtgtcatctgcatatctgaagttactgatatttctcccagcaatcttgattccagcttgtgcttcttccagcccagcatttctcatgatgtactctgcatataagttaaatcagcagggtgacaatatacagccttgacatactccttttcctatttggaaccagtctgttgttccatgtccggttctaagtgttgcttcctgacctgcatacaggtttctcaaaaggcaggtcaggtggtctggtattcccatctctttagaattttccacagttaattgtgatccatacagtgaaaggccttggcatagtcaataaagcagaaatagatggttttctgaaacactcttgctttttcg comes from Dama dama isolate Ldn47 chromosome 1, ASM3311817v1, whole genome shotgun sequence and encodes:
- the LOC133055895 gene encoding olfactory receptor 4A47-like, which codes for MESRNNVTYFVLLGLTQNPKEGKVLLFMFLFVYILTVVGNFLIIVTITVSKTLNSPMYFFLACLSFMDIAYSSSITPRLISDLFFGEKTITFKSCMTQLFTEHLFSGAGVFLLLVMAYDRYVAICKPLHYLVIMRQRVCVLLLVVSWAGGFLHSVIQLSTIYGLPFCGPNVIDHFLCDMYPLLELVCADTYIIGVLVVVNGGLICTIVFLLLLVSYGVILHSLKNLSQEGRQKALQTCGSHITVVVCFFVPCIFIYVRPAKTFYTDKSLSVFYTVITPMLNPLIYSLRNSELTYAMKKLWKRSLISHIK